DNA sequence from the Vicia villosa cultivar HV-30 ecotype Madison, WI linkage group LG3, Vvil1.0, whole genome shotgun sequence genome:
AACCGGTTAGGAGGCTTTACGGGATGCAACACGTTGGAATCGAGAAACTTCTTATGCCCTAATTCTTGAAGTTTTGATAACTTGTGGTTGTCTCTTGAGGCTAGGGTTTCGTCCCTTGAGAGGTTGCAACGTTTGTGTATTTATATGAGGTGAATTTAGGTCGGAAATATTGGAGAGAGATCaagagatttgattgaaaatattttattttgattatgcaCCAAATCTTTCTTTTTCAAGCTTTCAATCTATTTTCCACCACTTATTCACGTGTGATTAGCTTGGTTGGATGAACTTGGACATGATTCAATGAATGGTACAATTTTgtgtgatttaatttgatttattttttattttatttgatttatattgaatttaagtaaataaatccaaaataaatataataaaatcataaaataagcaTCAAATAGTCTTTGGGCCTTTAATGGTCTCAATATCACGTGGATAGCTCAAAGATAATGGCCCATTACTTGGAAATGCAAAATTTTTCATTTAGGGTTTCATGCTTTTTCTCAAATTTATCCAACTTCTAACAATCATAACTCACTCGATTTttatcctatgaaggtgttctaagactttttagaaagctcaagatgttctctataagctactttggaagcttttttatatttgagaattttatcttgaagatatggctcctgacaaaaaactgctttttgcgagcttttaaaaggacctgtaatgttttggcttatgtatcccaaatgaagcatttttggccttggctttagagagacaaatttgtagagaattcaatttaattcaaaataggctttggttgggaaatttatgatgaaccatgtgaaagttatcgctggtcaaagttgggttgacttttagttcaaaaccctagttagaAACTTTTGAGTTTTGTCAACTTTGGagtttttcttgatgaatcatgatcaacccttgataaaatgatgaatgtaacCTCAAAtctttgatgttgaccaaaaatcttgagttTTAACTATGAGTTGACCCTAGTtggcttttaggtcaaactagtcgactattgaccatttgagcagttgattgaAAAATCTTAAGCCATGAGGCTTGAACCTTGACATGATGATGCTTTAAAgaatatgagaggccatgaaatcaacttgaggtatcagaacctaATTTTATTTGGAGAgagacaaaaccctaattcagaggtaCTTGTTTAGGAGAAGATATGCATGCTTCCTTCTTAtgtagctttgagcaattggagatctttaaGTGTAAGGAGActgtttgtttttaaaatatggtgggcaaattttggggtatgacacatctgcaaaactggaaggaagattcagtttgttactcaacagatacaggatattcgtggaatattttgtaatcctatgtggcgcaaatttaaaggtcaaaagaatattgaagaattagatcagaagattgaagattcaggaagaatcagatcagaagattgaagattcaacagtttctaatttaggagataaattaggaaactcatgattaaaaagaccttgattgtagcagaagatttctgcatatttgtaacagcaaggagtgttgtgattttaagcccaagtccaattgggatcaggttataaatagaaacctttatAACCTAGTTTAAGCGGGCTATCCGAGTATTAgcaagatgtagtttttagggttagccgtgtaggtgaaccacccgaattatgggatggtcactgatatgTGATTCtcgaagctgttaagcaagagaagtttagTGTGaatctcgaagcctgtaggtaagagatgttgtgttcttggaggaagctattaagcaacttcaagttatGTTTGTTGTGTAGTTAGAATGTTGGTAATTAGGCCGTCAATGCAGTGACtaagttgttgactgctagacatcattgctatgattgggagtggaatggggatattccatatttagggagaacctaggtagaagggtcattgggtagtgattaagtgaggagttgtaaactgggagtttagctctgaattgatactactaatagtgaacttcatccctggcttggtagcccctggagtaggttggttgaaccgaactgggtgaaaaATTCTCTGTGTTATTTATATTCTGCATtgcattgtgttgtttgttcagtCGTGGTGAAAAATTGATGTTTCTTCTTCCCTCTAGGGCTCAGCCGGAGAACATCTCTCTTGTTAAGGTGATTACCACTGTTCCTTTAAGCACAACATACAAAGCTAATTTAGGATCGAAGAAATCCCAAACTACTCATGCAAAAAATTATGAAGGACCCTCTGTAGGTAACTGCTCGAACCTTTCTCTTGATAAATTCAGAGAAGGTAGTAGATATGTTGATATGGTAATTAGTCGTCTAGTCAATAGGGTGCTGCGTGAAGATATACCTGTGGCTGGGAATCCTCGACCTCTTGCGCAAATTGTCCCTTTCACCAATAATGATGAAGAAGAGTAGACAACCGACTCCTCTAAAAGTAATGATACTGATAACAATAAGCACAAATTTGCTGATTCTGTAATGAATTCTACTGGAGTTCGAGAATAAGGTGACTTGGAGACATCATCTGCTAGGGGATCTAATCCTCCCAATCAAGGTGATTGGTATAATGAGAAGGTCGATCCTACAATTAATGTTATCGATTTATCATCTGATGAGGAACTCATCAAAGGTATGGATTCTAGGATCGCAAAAAGGTTGCAGTCTAGGAAAGATAAAGTTATGACCGATACAAAGTCTCCCAACCCTAACAGGAAGTAGGTTGTGTTCGGACTGGTAAAGTCGTGGAGCAAAGTAAGTGTAATCCTCAAGGAGGAGAAAAATTATGAAAGAGACTGAATCTGATGATGTTGAAGGTGATGTTCAAGACATCATACGAGTAGAGAAAACTATGTCCAAGAATTCATCTGTGAAATTTCCAGACGCTCCCATGGATAACATTTCTTTTTACTATGTTGATATTGCAGATAGATGGAGATTTGTGTATCAAAGAAGGATTTCCCTTGAAAGATAACATGGTCATGATGCTAAAAAATTTAAGGAGATCATGGACCTAATTTCTGCTGCTGGACTTATTAAAACATTAAGTGACTTTGGTAAATGCTATGAGGTTCTGGTTAAAGAGTTTGTTATGAACATACCCGTAGATTGTGATGTACCTGGAAGTCAGAATTTTAGGAAAGCATGTGTAAGGGGTAAACTTGTTCACTTCTCCCATCCGGTAATCAATAGGTACTTGGGAAGAAGTGATGACGAGGGGTTTGATTTGGAGGTTACTGATAACCAAGTTTGCAAGGAAATCACTGCAAATCAAGTTGCTACTTGGCCAATGAAAGGTAAACTGTCTGCTGGTAAACTCAGTGTGAAGTATACCATTCTGCATAGGATAGGAGTTGTTAATTGGGTTCGCACTAATCATACTTCAACAATAAAAGTTGGGTTGGCAAAGTTTCTCTATGTTGTTGGTACCAAAACTAACTTCGACTACGACACTTATACTTTTGATCAGTCTGTGAGTCATGCTGCTACCATTTCTACCAAGATTCCTGTTGCATTTCCTTCCTTGATCTATGGTGTTGTCCTTAACCAACATCCTGGAATCTTTCTAGGAAATGATGTGACTTGCAAGAGAGAGTCTTTCTTATCTCTCATGAAATTTATTTTGCTGGTAAACATGTTGCAGATCTTGTCCTGACACCTGCTGAGAGGAAGCTGTCTACCACAGCTTATACTATTCTAGCTCTGAAGGAAACCTGCAAGGACTTGGATGAGATCATTGCTACCATCACCAAAAGGAAGCTTGACATTGAACGACTTCTCAAGAGTATTGAACATCCTGATAGAAATGGGACTACAAAGGCATCTAAAAGAGCCGCTGATACACATGAATCTGATGACCATGTTGAGGGTCGTACCTCCAACGATACTTCTATTGAAGGTGGTGATAGTGCCTCAGGTTCCAGTTCTGACGGGGAAGATTAAAGTAGTTAGTTATCTGTTATGATTGCTTGATAGCATTCGTCTTGGCACCTCGGTGTGCGTGGTGTATACTAATATTTGCTATATTGGTTGATTTTCTGCTGTCCCCTCCCTTTTATTAGTGAAATTGGGATTggcatattatggctaaaaagaaggagaagatggATAGTCTATTTTCGCTTTTGTAAGCTTTTGTATGATATGTTGAGGGGGAGTTTGCTGGGTGTTCTGGTGTGTGATAGATAATCCTATTTTTTGTGCTTTGATGTGTGTTAGCTAATCCTAATATTTTTTTAGTCAAAATtttccaaagggggagtttgttggttttgtgttggcaacaattttggtaaaacatattatttattgtTTGGTTGTTCTGCGAAGATGTCAAAGAAGATGTCTTAACATCATTTTTTGAAACTGAACAGAGTGATAGTTTCTCTTTTAGGGTTTTATGTTTTTAGGTTCCTATATTAGAGTAATTATTACCTGATTTCTTGGGGGTTTTATTGGGTGCTCCACAACCCTATTTAAAAGATTGACCCAAGCCCATGACTGTGGCCGATTATTGATCTTTAAGAGTTCAACTAATCCTAATTGTGTTGAGCGGTGTTTTGTTAAGGGATTTTGTGTTGTAAGTTTAGTATGTGTGCATTCACAGA
Encoded proteins:
- the LOC131659167 gene encoding uncharacterized protein LOC131659167 yields the protein MDLISAAGLIKTLSDFGKCYEVLVKEFVMNIPVDCDVPGSQNFRKACVRGKLVHFSHPVINRYLGRSDDEGFDLEVTDNQVCKEITANQVATWPMKGKLSAGKLSVKYTILHRIGVVNWVRTNHTSTIKVGLAKFLYVVGTKTNFDYDTYTFDQSVSHAATISTKIPVAFPSLIYDLVLTPAERKLSTTAYTILALKETCKDLDEIIATITKRKLDIERLLKSIEHPDRNGTTKASKRAADTHESDDHVEGRTSNDTSIEGGDSASGSSSDGED